AGCAATTAAATAACTCAGTACGCGATCGAGTTGGCTATCAACTGGATCTTGTAAACTAACTAATAGCTGAATAAAAGCATCCAAACTCCAAAGTGTGCCATCTGATTTAGTGATTTCATAAGCACCATCACTAAAAATATAAAGGGTACTAAATTTTTCAATATTGCAAGATGCATCAACATATTTTGCCTCTGGAAACATCCCAACTGGCATACCGGGGGTTTTCAGGAGTTTAACTTCAGATTTCCTTGGAGATGTGCCGGTTACTAAAACTGCTGGTGGATGACCTGCACTAGCATAAATTAACTGGCGGTTGATTCGATTGTAAACTCCATACCAAATCGTAAAGTATTTATCATTTTGATAATTCATTTGAAAAGTATCATTCAAAGCCTTCAATACATCACTAGGTTGATAGTAATTCAGACCTTTGAGCGCACGTGAACGCAGCAAATTCAGCACTGAAACAGAGGGAAGAGTAGCTTTCAATCCATGTCCGGCGGTATCGAGTAAGTAAATTGCCAGATAATCATCATCGAGCCAATAGTAATCGAAACAGTCACCGCCGAGTTGTCGCGAGGGAATGAACCGGAAATTTATCTTGAAGGGTTCGGTCATGGAAAAAGGTAGTAGCGATCGCACATAGTCTGCGGCTTCTGACATTTCTGATTCTAAAAGCAACTTTTGATCCTGCAAATCTCTACTCAACTGATGCAGGCGCAATCCCGCTCTTACCCGTGCTTGTAATTCATTATGCTCAATAGGTTTGGAGATAAAATCATCAGCACCAGCATCTAGACCTTTGACGCAATCAGCAACAGAATCCAAGGATGTTAATAAAATAAAGAATGTGGTGGAAAATTTGGGGTCTGCCTTAATGCGGTGACAAACTTCCAGTCCAGTCAAACCCGGCATGATCCAATCACAAATAATTAGAGCTGGACGATAAGCTAGTGCTTTTTCTATTCCTTCATCGCCGCTACTGGCAGTCACTACCTCATAACCTTGTTTTTCCAAAATCCTTTTTAGGAGTATTTTTATTGAATAGTCGTCATCAATTATTAGTATTTGAAACATATAAAGTTGCAGGAAACACTTATTAATAATTTGCTGTCAAAATAAAAAATAAAAATATGCTATGAGCTAATAAGGTACTAGGATCAATACAGGGATGCTAATATGGTACTACTTATTGTTTGTATACAATAGACTTTAACCTCACTTCCATTCCTCTCTCTTAAAAGCATAGAGGCTTTGAATTTTACTCCCCAACCCTAGTAAGGAGTTGGGGTTAG
This Nostoc sp. C052 DNA region includes the following protein-coding sequences:
- a CDS encoding PP2C family protein-serine/threonine phosphatase, with protein sequence MFQILIIDDDYSIKILLKRILEKQGYEVVTASSGDEGIEKALAYRPALIICDWIMPGLTGLEVCHRIKADPKFSTTFFILLTSLDSVADCVKGLDAGADDFISKPIEHNELQARVRAGLRLHQLSRDLQDQKLLLESEMSEAADYVRSLLPFSMTEPFKINFRFIPSRQLGGDCFDYYWLDDDYLAIYLLDTAGHGLKATLPSVSVLNLLRSRALKGLNYYQPSDVLKALNDTFQMNYQNDKYFTIWYGVYNRINRQLIYASAGHPPAVLVTGTSPRKSEVKLLKTPGMPVGMFPEAKYVDASCNIEKFSTLYIFSDGAYEITKSDGTLWSLDAFIQLLVSLQDPVDSQLDRVLSYLIALNSKDAFDDDLSILQMKFD